The DNA segment ACTGGTGCCAGGATGAAGGGACTGCCCCTCACCATGGATGTCCATGCAATGTATAATGATTCTTGGTGACTAGATTCTCTGATTCCACTGCCTTTCTGCTCGAGTCCCAAAGATCTGTTCTGGGTGGATACTCTTCACTATTGATGGCAAAACTCTGCTGGAGTCCTAGTTCCCCATGGGAGGCTTTGTCCTTCACTGGGGATCAATTGCCATTCATTGTCTCATTGCCATTCTCTTTGTTGGCCTTTGAGTTGGCAGTAAAGCTTGGCAAGGACCCTCCATGTTGGCTCAGTTCCCACGTTCTGCAGGCCTGTTTTTTCCttcggctgggggtgggggggtgggggcagggggaagaggaggaccaGCGATTCCCTCCACCTCAGTGTCTCGTTGACCTCGGTCAACACCAATCGGGCAAGAATCGATTAGCTCAACCTCAGTCCCTCATCCCTTCATCGACCCTGACAGTTCGATAGCATGATGCTCCAACTGGTAGCATTCAATTTGTTCCAGTTACTATTCCCGGCTTAATAAAGTGATTGATTAGCGCTCAAAGTGCAGTTTTAATTAGCTTTTTGTTAATTAACGTTGGGCTAAGatagctctctccctccctctctctctctctgctctccccctcttcctcctgcttTCTGCCGCCTCCTCTGTTTATCCAGGCAGACATCTAACAGGAAAAGGAGTGATAACTGAGAGAAGGCTTTATGACCAGCAAATCGGTAGAGTGTTCTGGGATGAGGAGAGCGTCCCATAGGAGAGCATCCCCTCGTCTTCCTGGCAGCCCGGCCAAGTTAGGCACGCTTGGCTGGAAGGGGCGCTCCCACTAGGCAAAATAAGCAGACGCTCTGGGCAGCTCTGTGTATTCCCCAAGTCAAGGCGTATATGAATATCCATGGACATTTATTATCTCTTGAAGATCGGGAAGGGCCGGCTTCCTTCTGTCCTTAGCAGCCCAAGCAAAATCTAGCAAACGTCCTGATAGTCGATGGGACGGGCCCGTCTCAGCTGTCCTGGATGAATGGACttttggcagggtcccttcagcGTCCACAGGATCAGCCCTTTGTGTGCCCGAGGGAAAAGGCTTCCCGGAGAAAAGGACACATAAAGCAGAGAGCCTGGAAAGGGGTAACACTATAGATTGCTGGTCTAATATGAAGGAAACTATGCACCGATCTCGGAAATCCCGCACGGTGCTAAATTAGGATACTGTCAGTCTTTTACCTAAAGCTGGTGAGGAACTCCGTCCGAGGACCCTAAAGGAGGAGAGATGATTTTCCTTCCATTCTTAACTCTACTAGATAGAAACGAAGAAAAGTTCTGACTGTTGGGTTTTGCTGGCATTTAAGCACCGGGTCTAACATACAATTAGAGTTTGCCTGGTAAAAACATGTGGGACAAAGGTTCAAAATTGGCTTCTGGTTTAAAGGCTCCGATTAGCAAACCGTCCCAAGAAAGGAGCCGCAACTAAGAACAGCTATTATGCATGGTGGAGATGCTGGTGGTGATCTATCCATGAGCAAACTTCAGCGAGGAAAAACTTAGGAAGGTTTATAATTGTTTGGACAGttcctaaaagaaaagaaagcctactctcccccacccccttccaATCCACAGCTTTGGTTTGGGTTAGAAACTTTTGGCTGTAAAATCAGAGAACTGGCATTATCTAAGAGCTCATCTAACAAACATCCGCATTGTTTTTCCCTACTTGGTATCCTCTAAATCTGCTAAACTATGATTTCCATAATGTATTAGAGTTATATGGAAGACGCTGGGTTAGGGAAAGGCAATTTACACAATCTGGAACACGTTGTGTCACAGTGAGCAGGGATTGCTTTATGTGGCTGAAATCCAAAACTTCATCCCTCCAACCTCATCTCACTAATTACCGGTaacatatattaatttatttccaataacttaataattaattaattaattactaatTTATTTCCAATAAATTAATAGGAGTTAATCAACTGATTCATTCCTGGTCCTTTATGTGATGGATCTCCATCAAGACACTCAAGTTTTTTCAAACCAGGATCTTTCTTACTCTCTCTCAGTCTTCAGAAGAAGGGACAATCaccaaccacttccaaaaatgctGTCAAGAAATCCTGGAGCCCACCTgatttgaaacacacacacacacacacacatatcttggGAAAAGATGAATTAAAACTGATTGAATGGGCATCTTCCATTAAAGCAATGATGGGGACTGTTTGTATGAcaacattcatttaagtatcacaCATGGAATAAAATCCACACTGAAATCAGAATCTTTCACCCAGAATCTTTGGAAGGAATTTATATTCATGTTGCATCCTACCCAAAATAAGTTCTTggcccttaaaaaaaacaacaacacaccaccCACCGCTAGTAATAAAAAGCCACATCCAAAAAGTTTTTGCTTAAGGGCAAATAAGTTCACACAGGCAGGGTTTGTGAATTGTTGTCAATTAACAACTTAGTTAAGATGAATATTGGACAATTTGTCCTACAGAATGTACTCAAAAACATTCTGTAACAGTGGTTATGGGACTCAGTGCCAGGCAAAAACTTTTTGCTGTCCAAAAAGGAACAATAGCCGaaagaataaataattttgaTTCTGCTTATTGCCTTGGATGGCCAGAAGATCTTGGGAATGTgacaatattttgtgatttttgagCCAGCTTAATGGAGATATGCCTCTGATCaggattttaaaatatgcattgaGAAATTTGCCTCCTATTTAAATTTTCTTGAAATTCACAAAGATTGAGAAATGCTGATTTAAAAGCACAcgcatttgtttcttttctaggCGTATTTAACTACTggtggggcggggggagaggagaaggacgCTGGTAAAGTATCTCTTCGTAGTCAGACCAAAAGCTTTCTGAAGACAATAGAGGCCTCTATTGTCGCCGCCTTGTGGCAAAATGTGTAATTGCGGCTCTCCAGAAGCAATTTGGACTGCGGTTCccaaaacttttattttaaaaagaggagATGCAGCAGCAACATAGTATTACCGTACGTGCCTGGAGCTCTCGTAAAATCGCTTTCCTTTCCAACACTTTTTTCTTGCTATTGtaagatttaaatatttttttgaaatcatTACTTTAGAAAAAATAACGTCGGTTAAGAGGATTTATAGAGTTGGATACAgactggtctctatttttcttagGATATCGGACTCGGCTTGACATAGGGAGCATAGTAAGTTTCAGGATGGAACAGTATGCATTTGAAAGTAAAAGCTCAAGGAAAGCATTTCCTGTTAGCGAgtgtattttgcaaaaaaaaaaaaaggaaaaaagcgtATGATTATCACAACTGGGTCTAAATAGAGGAAGTAACTTTATTTGCTCTTCCTGAGTGTGTTTAGGTTGCAATCTTGTGCACAGTTGCCTGAGAGAGAATTTAATGGATGTTAATTCTGAATCAGCATACCTGGGATTGTGTAgttggcacaaatgaccagggatGAAATTAGACCATTGATCATATTTTTCTCTACAGTAAATAAACTAGAGAACTAGGTTAATCCAAATTTGAGAGGGAAGAGTGAACAGTGGGGGTTCTCCTTTAGCTACAAGCACCGGAGATGGAGGTTCAGATTTGGATATAAATAGCAAAACTTCCTTGGCTGCCTGTGGTGTCCAGTAATTATCCTAAAAAggggaaacaaagaaacaaataaacgaACAAACCACAGAGTGAATCCACAAGATTATATTCACAATATCCCCAGGCACAAACAAAATGATGAGCTCTATAGCCGTCTGCATCCAAAAATGTACCTAAATCACTAGCTCATTCAATCTTAATATTTCTCACTCCCCACTCCCTCTATTTTCTCCTATCGGGAGGTAAATGAATGTGAAAAGCACACAAATGCCACAGTAAGGTTTTGTGATAAATAAAGATTTTGGATAGCAGTTCCCAAAATGTCCACCAAACCCCATATCCGGTTGAAACAATGTCCAGGTCTTCCCCTAAATAAGCCATATCCACTCACTGAGCTCCGAATTATACCGCAGGTTGTGTTCAGAGACAAATACGAAACAAAACCTCTGCTTCAAATCTGTCCCGCGTTGCCATCAAGGGGTGTTAAATTTGGCCTGACTACAAGCAAACCCAGAGATCCCAAATGTTGCCATCTCTTCTGGAGGAAGTGCTACCTTCTGAAGGATCTTGTTTTGAACTTTTTCAGTTTCAAACTTTCCCtttgaagcattttaaaaatccccCCCCAATAAAATACCCATATCCATAAATATTTCAGCAGGGATAAAGTGGGCAGCTTTTTAAAGATGCTTATTTCTCCAATTCCCTCTATTCATTTTGCGGACGTTCCCATCCTGAAGGAGGTATTTTCTATGTCAACATTTCTAATATCTTCAAATCGCCAGTGAATCTTTTAGAGCAGACTTTTAAAACAAACGCACCGAGAAATAGGTGGCAGACAGATCAATCTCTGCTTTTCTCAATTGAATTACATTCCTTTCTTGCCTATTCCTTTCTttattttccaaaaagaaaatgtttatttcgggccaatgaatacttcaaagACTTTAGTTCTGAAGGGATAATACTGAACAGTTTTAAATACATTTCCATTTGGATcaagggggaaagaaaaatacCATATAGTCTAGGTTGGAAATACAGAACATCGTCATCTATCCCTTACTTGGAAAAATATTTTCCGAGGGAAATCGATCCACAATAGCAAGTGTGTTGGCATATATCTTCCAGAGTTGGAAAGGGGAAAGGGTAAAAAGGCTCACGCTGTTCTAGCCAAATTGCAATTCTCTGTGCCTCTCCGTTTCCCAATAACTTCCGCCCTTCGTCTTTTTTATTCGTTTTAAAAGGGTAAAGTTCTGAATTTTACTACTTGCTTGTTCTTGGCAAAATATCACCAAAGGGGCCACAATGCCGAACTTCCCGGTGGCTCCCCGCCGCAGCCAGCAATTCGCATACTATAATGCCAAGCCTCTCTCAGCTTGGCCGGTGATAGGAGTGTGTCACTGGGGGAGAATACGGGGCGCAAGCTATGGAGGCGCCGGCACAAGGCGCAGTGGGGCTCAACGAGCAGCTAGAAGTCGTCCGAAGTCGCTTCGCCTTGACACCCGGCTGGTGGCAAAACCTCCCCAGACCCGTTTCAAAGGAGGGGAGAAACCACATTCAGGTATTTTGCTTCTTTCTCAGGCTGACtcgtcttttcctttcctctggtCTTCCCTTCTTCCGACACACAGAGATATACCGCCAACCCAAGGAATGTCAGAAGAATATTTTAAACCGACCGGTGTCCCTTGAAACTTCATcgatttccccctccctcccctccttctcccaaaTCTTGACCTACCTACCGGCCTTGAGAAACTCCCGAGCCCATTCTTTTAACTCGCAAAGACGCAGGTGCAAAACTCTACCACTGTCCAACTCCTTTAAattagcttattttattttatttttaaatgtagatCTGCGTTCCCTCCCGCACAAGCCCGGTCTATTAATCTTCGGTTTTAGATGAATAGATTTCGTTCGGTTGTTCCAGGACCCGAACGGTTTTTAAAGGTTGCtgtgagaggaaagaaaaaacaaccagAGACTCGAGGAAAGAACCTGGAAGGGATACAAGCGTTTTTCTTGCAGGAACATTCGCTTTTCCCTTCGATTCCTCGgttcctttttggtttttttccccctttttccaagGCGTAATTCGGAGTAAAAGACAACACGCCGAACTTTGAATCATTCATTAGCACCTTATAATTGCTCTGCTAATTAGGTTGACGGTACTTAATCAGGAGGAGCAATACGGCGTCTTGTCACTGGCACTTCCCATTACCCTGACATTCAACAAGGGACAGTTTCGAACCGCCGCGGCTTCTCCGAGACAGACGAACACAAGCTGAGACCCATTCGAGCAGCCACCGCGGGGCTTTCTTCCGAAGTGCGCGGCGTGTCGGCCCTAACTGGGTCCGTTGCAAATAAAGAGGCGCTGGACATCGCAGCCGGGCAAAGACAGACAAGGACCGAGAGGGGAAGGAGGCGTGTGCGTGTGTTGaaggtggatgaatggatggttAAAAACCACCCAGAGCCGGCGGCTGCAGCTAAGCCACAGACTAAAGTCGCATGCAGAACGAACCACCCAGCTTGGCTACTGCCGTCTGCCACCTCTCTTAAACAGGCGGGCCGGTTCTAGACCGAGATCCCCCCCCCCACGCAAAGGAGCCGCTTCCCTTTTCACTTCCCCGTCCCCCAGGAAAGGAAGCCAGGCGTTTTCCCCAGTTGGCTCCAAGGGACATTTGGCCCGGCCCCGCTCTTATTTCCCTAGTTCTTCAATGAAGTTGGATCGCTTCTCCTGCCTAGGACTGTGGTGACAAACGTCCAAAGGACATAATGGGAGGAAGCGCTAAATAACCCTGGAAAGAGATAGGTTACAGTATGTTACTTTTGTAACGGTCTCGTATACACAAGACTTCACAACTCGAACTATCGCGTACTTTCTTTCTTACAATCGAATATTCTCttaaatctctttctttctttctttctttctttctttctttctttctttctttctttctttctttctttctttctttctttctttctttctctttctctctctctctctctctctcccctttctccccctACCTTGATTTCTCCTACCAAACTGATGACTATTGACATGTCAGAGATCATAATAACCACCCATTTATATTCGGATAGAACAATGGGGaacggaagagagagaggaatccTAAAGGTTCTAAAAAAGGACAGTCCCAGTCCCGAACCTGACCAGGCCCCcagttctcccttcccttcccccccccccgcgccttctctcctcttccttccttcttctcattgGCTGCCAAGCGCCGACCGTCAAGTTCGGCCGCCGCCTCCACCAATAAGAGACCGTTGCTCGACGGCGGccttaaataaaacaaacaaataaataaataaggaatatttttaaaatggggggaaaatccCGAGCCTTAAAGAGGGTTTGATAAAGAGCGGCGAGCAGGCGAGCGGCGAAGGGCCGTGACGTCACGGGCGGAATCGCAGGAACCCGAGACGAGCCTCTAAGCCCGAGCGAGAACCGGGCAGCGGCCGAGCCTTcttcaccacctcctcctcctcctcctcctcctcctcctcctcgcgttGCTCCGCCACGCCTCAACTTTCCAAGAAAGTTCAAGAACTCCTGGGCGCCGGCGAGAGCAGGGAGAGCGCCCCGGAGCCAGGCGATCGGGCGCGGCGGCGTTAAGCAGCGTTGCCGGCTTCTCCTTAGCCGGGCGAGCGAAGCCTCCGCCGGAGAGCCCCCAGCGGCCTCTTCCCGCCGCTTCCCCGGCCGGCGGCTCATCCAGGCGGATGCCGGCTGTTCTGCCCGAGCGGCGCGGGCGTCTTGAACAATAAGCGAAGCACGTGCGGTCGGAGGAAAGAGAGCAAGCGAGGGCCAGCCGGGTAGTGCGGCGGATCCGGCGTCTTCCTCCCGAATCGGTTCCCGGCTGCCGTCCTCCTTCTGGCTGGCTTTGGCGGCTTTCTCCtgctggctctttttttttttccccctccgtgCGTGCGCCTGGTGCATGTGCGCGTCTCGTCGTCTTTCGCCtcgttctccctccctccctcccgcccttcttccctccctccttccttccttccctccctccctccccatttaaATTTTGATCGAAGAGATTCGCTTCGTCCATAATTGATCCGATTTGGTTGGTGGTTCGCGTTTTAATCGTCGATCGATCGCCTTAGAGCCAGCCgtcaccttccccccccctcttccacCGCCACCCAAAAACCCCCCAGCCCGCGCAAGATAACGGCGTCGGGAGGGAAAGGGGATGAAGGCGCTTCTTTGAACGGCCACCATGGAAGGATCTAGCACTTCCAGTTTTGGAATAGACACGATTTTGTCTAATCCCAGGTCCGGCAGCCCGGTTATGATGAACGGGGACTTTCGGACGGCCCACGGCGAGGCCAGGGCGGCGGATTTTCTCAACCAGGCCACTCCGTCCCCTTGTTCGGAAATCGACACGGTGGGCACGACTCCCTCCTCGCCTATCTCGGTCACCGCAGAGCACCCCGAGCAGCATTTGGCGCAAGATGGCCTGTCGCCTCAGCATCACCATCTTCACCACGGCCAACATCCGGAGCAACAACAGCCAAAAAGTTTGCAGCCGTCGccccagcaacagcagcagcagcagcaacaactggGTTCGTGTAGCTCTGCTCCCAGGACTTCCacctcttcttttttaattaaagacATTTTGGGAGATAGCAAACCGCTGGCCGCGTGCGCCCCTTACAGCACCAGCGTCTCctctccccatcccacccccaaacAAGAGAGCAACTCGGTCAACGAAAGTTTCAGGCCAAAACTGGAGCAGGACGACAGCAGAACCAAACTGGACAAACGCGATGATACCCAGAATGAGCTGAAATGCCACGGTGAGTGGGGACGGCGGGTCTTCGAAACGGTTGCGAGCGTTCCGGGTTCGAAACTGTTGCGGGGGTTCCATTGTTTATGTTCCGAACCTTCCCGGTTGTTCCTCTGTGCTTTCTAATATCACCcctcctttcccccacctccccgctTTCAGCAATCGTTTGGTCTGAAAGCTCTGAAAACTTCGAACTAACTTGAAAGGTTGGAGGCGAATTCGCTAAGCCGATAAGGAGAGGCCCCAGCAACCTGGatagtatttaaaaataaaatcaagtccCATAAGAAAACAATAAACACTACCAGGTTATTTGCAAAAACTCAGGAATAGTTAATGTTTCCCCTCTTAATTTTTATTAGACAGTCCATATAAATGGACaattcatataaatatatatatctgtatatatttctatatagctGTATATATATCTAAACAAACTGAAGCTACGtatccccccctttaaaaaaaaagttgatacgAGaacaaaaagagtctgcaagtgtGCACTTCAACAATACCAAAAATGCCAGCTGGGATTACTAgagattttaaaatgcaaatgcaTATTATAAAATGCGATCTGCATGCATAATTTCTAAACATAGTTCACACAGATTTAGCAACACTTAATTAGCAAGACAGACCTCttaaagaattataataaaatgtgtttgtttgtttttaaagcagGGAAACAAACCAAACGGGTGGATTCAATCGggctcctttttttccctttcttctggtttcttccttccttccttgaaatGTCTCTTCCTTTAGAGTTAGCATTATGCAATATTTTATAGCGTtgatttttgtgtgatgctttagAGTGTGTGCAATAGTTACGTTCTAAAATTCAAACCTACATGGTGTGCTCGATTCTGCCACTTCCTGGGGGAAAATAAAAGACGCCCCCCTCCCACTACCAAGGGAATCTTGCTTAACTGGAAAGGCggttttttggtgtgtgttttttttgaaacgttgtgatgagagagaggacacatttccttcattttacaaccttcagcTATTTTGCAGTAACTAATAGGACTGCTATTCAATTTGCCATTTTAGCACTAACATATGAGCGTCTAGAACCAGATGCAGAGTTTCGtctaggggttttttttgtgtgtgtgtgtggttgttgttgttggttagtTGGTGCACCAACCTCCCCAGTGGGTCAATTAGAGAGATTATTGTTCTCCCTGCAGGGAAGATCAAGGAGAgcccagaaaaagaaagagaggaggagagagagaaggggggaagagggggagaggaaggtgGTGGAAGAGAGAAAACCTCGTACAAACACAGATGGACTGACATATCgatttcctaacatttcagctaaaaaacaacaacaccaaaaaACCCTCCCTCAAATAAGACTCAAAGATTCCAGACCAAATCCGGTAATATTTCCGCTGTCACCTGGGACTGCGAAACCCAGCTCTCTCTTTGTACCTGGATGACAAGCACTCCAGAAAAAGTATTCAGGCTGTTGCCATGGCTTGATCGTAACCGCTTCCGATGTGCACTTGGAAATCTGAATTTGGCCGAGGGAGAAAGTGAGGAAAGGCGGCggaagggaaaaaacaacaacatcccctccggggaaaaaaaaaagatattattaGGAAGCTGTGTGACAGGAGAAGTTATCCCTCTGGAGAAATGGTGCTACTTTTTAGCCCGAAATATTCCCTCTGCTGTTTTTGTTCGAGGCTGGATCGCAATTATAATTCCCAGCTTCCTAATTCTTTGCTGCGGTTGTGGTCTATGCCGCCTTGTACAAAGTAGGGGAACAATTCAGTTGATTCCTAAGCCGTCTTTTCGAACAGGTCCGCTTGGATCCAGAAGACTCCCACCGGGGGAACCTCCTGTTCCGGCTTAATAAGGTTTTGTGTGCGGGTTTAGTCCTcaccctcacccacccacccccgcttttCTCCCTCGGCCCTAACCCCGAGGTTCTGTCTTGTTATCTCCTcaggggcaaaagaagaaggggatcgcGAGATTTCCAGCAGCAGGGACAGCCCCCCAGTGAGGGCCAAGAAGCCTCGCAAGGCGCGGACTGCCTTCTCCGACCATCAGCTCAACCAACTAGAGAGGAGCTTCGAGAGGCAGAAATACCTGAGTGTCCAAGACCGCATGGACTTGGCAGCCGCCCTCAATCTGACTGACACCCAGGTCAAAACCTGGTATCAAAACCGGAGGTAGGGGCAGGCCGGTAGGGACGAAAGCTGGGGGCTGGGGCGGGCAGGTATAGGGGGAAATAGGCAACCGTTGACTCAAAAGGAAGTCCGGCGGGAACGGGCTGCTTTGAAACAGTCGGGCCTGGCCCATTTTAACCTGGCCATCCTCTGCCTCATCCATGCAAAAGGGAATCCCGTGGAGTTCAAAGAGGCCTATtcccaggtaaaaaaaaaatggatagaaGCGC comes from the Ahaetulla prasina isolate Xishuangbanna chromosome 3, ASM2864084v1, whole genome shotgun sequence genome and includes:
- the BARHL2 gene encoding barH-like 2 homeobox protein, yielding MEGSSTSSFGIDTILSNPRSGSPVMMNGDFRTAHGEARAADFLNQATPSPCSEIDTVGTTPSSPISVTAEHPEQHLAQDGLSPQHHHLHHGQHPEQQQPKSLQPSPQQQQQQQQQLGSCSSAPRTSTSSFLIKDILGDSKPLAACAPYSTSVSSPHPTPKQESNSVNESFRPKLEQDDSRTKLDKRDDTQNELKCHGAKEEGDREISSSRDSPPVRAKKPRKARTAFSDHQLNQLERSFERQKYLSVQDRMDLAAALNLTDTQVKTWYQNRRTKWKRQTAVGLELLAEAGNYSALQRMFPSPYFYHPSLLGSMDSTTAAAAAAAMYSSMYRTPPAPHPQLQRPLVPRVLIHGLGPGGQPALNPLSNPLPGTPHPR